A single window of Pristis pectinata isolate sPriPec2 chromosome 8, sPriPec2.1.pri, whole genome shotgun sequence DNA harbors:
- the LOC127573029 gene encoding mid1-interacting protein 1-B-like, whose product MQYTDVKNNQHSLFNALNRFITAVTIMSETIMVPSLLRDLPTEEEGNRGESTVSKQRDMYDNYLLLKSIRNDIEWGILDEHIKSDLESMKAREEDGDVGDLQQLFHHHLNGLYNVLSKLTLQANCLTNHYTKELKFNNLER is encoded by the coding sequence ATGCAATATACAGATGTAAAGAACAACCAGCACTCCCTGTTCAATGCATTAAACAGATTTATCACAGCTGTCACCATCATGAGTGAAACCATCATGGTGCCGAGTTTGCTGCGGGATCTCCCAACGGAAGAAGAGGGGAATCGTGGAGAGAGCACAGTCTCCAAACAGAGGGATATGTATGACAATTACTTGCTCCTCAAGTCCATCAGAAATGACATTGAATGGGGCATTCTGGATGAACACATAAAGTCTGATCTGGAGTCCATGAAAGCCAGAGAGGAAGATGGTGATGTAGGGGACCTTCAGCAGCTCTTTCACCATCACTTGAATGGATTGTACAATGTCCTCAGCAAGCTTACACTGCAAGCTAACTGTCTGACTAACCATTATACAAAAGAATTGAAATTTAATAACTTGGAGAGATAA